A window from Solanum stenotomum isolate F172 chromosome 5, ASM1918654v1, whole genome shotgun sequence encodes these proteins:
- the LOC125865450 gene encoding beta-amyrin 11-oxidase-like, whose protein sequence is MEYNLVLLYTSLAIGILTLISVLKRANGWFFTIKFNSKKFNLPPGDMGWPLVGNMPFFLQSFKDGNLGSFFSYYVTRFGEGGMYKTFMFGKPSIIMTKVEISRKIFMDDENYDRGMPNYILKILGQAQVGGFTREESKSLHRMTTLIKSDISLLSNYFDFAKEIVKKSFEKLVDMEEPIDVLLAIKRPAFDVLMRILIGDGVDNDMVNILFEETIYLFHGCHGLPFNIPGSAYNRGLKARRAMAKIYQYILDERKVMIGKNKTREKSNILLDMMLNTQDGDGGFNDEKIIAMLVSYTFAGFESVALVASTAIMYLEKHPHFLDKAKEEQEDIVKRRSSPNEGLNFHEIKEMKYLSNVINESLRIATAKTIFFREARNTININGYTIPKGWKFLSFSWNYHMDPHTYVRPKEFNPSRWDDLKTKPASFLPFGVGPKMCPGANLARLEVSVILHYFLLNYRVEQVNPESKIEPPRNCLVKFKKI, encoded by the exons ATGGAGTACAACTTAGTGTTATTATACACAAGTTTGGCTATAGGAATTTTAACCCTAATTAGTGTTCTAAAGAGAGCAAATGGATGGTTTTTCacaatcaaatttaattcaaagAAATTTAACTTGCCTCCAGGTGACATGGGCTGGCCATTAGTAGGGAACATGCCTTTTTTCTTACAAAGTTTCAAAGATGGTAATCTTGGCTCATTTTTTTCCTACTATGTTACTAG GTTTGGGGAGGGTGGGATGTACAAGACGTTCATGTTTGGAAAGCCAAGTATTATCATGACAAAAGTTGAAATAAGTAGGAAAATATTTATGGATGATGAAAATTATGATAGAGGTATGCCAAACTATATCTTAAAAATATTAGGACAAGCTCAAGTTGGTGGATTTACAAGAGAAGAAAGCAAGAGTCTACATAGAATGACAACATTAATAAAAAGTGACATATCATTATTATCAAATTACTTTGATTTTGCAAAAGAAATtgtgaaaaaatcatttgagaAATTGGTTGACATGGAAGAACCAATTGATGTCCTTTTAGCAATTAAAAGGCCAGCATTTGATGTGTTAATGAGAATTCTTATTGGTGATGGAGTTGATAATGATATGGTTAATATTCTATTTGAAGAGactatttatctttttcatgGTTGTCATGGCTTGCCATTTAATATACCAGGATCAGCTTACAATAGGGGATTAAAG gCTAGAAGAGCAATGGCTAAgatatatcaatatattttagatgaaagaaaAGTGATGATTgggaaaaataaaacaagagaaAAGTCTAATATTTTACTAGATATGATGTTAAACACTCAAGATGGTGATGGAGGTTTCAATGATGAGAAGATCATTGCAATGCTTGTTTCTTATACATTTGCTGGTTTTGAATCTGTTGCTTTGGTAGCATCAACTGCAATTATGTATTTGGAAAAACATCCTCACTTCTTGGACAAAGCTAAA GAGGAACAAGAGGATATAGTAAAGAGAAGATCATCTCCAAATGAAGGCCTTAATTTCCATGAAATTAAAGAGATGAAGTATCTTAGTAAT gTAATTAATGAATCATTACGTATTGCTACTGCCAAAACAATATTCTTTAGAGAGGCAAGAAATACTATTAACATAAATG GGTATACCATACCTAAGGGGTGGAagtttttgtcattttcatGGAATTATCATATGGACCCTCATACTTATGTGAGACCTAAGGAATTTAATCCTTCTAGATGGGAT GATCTTAAAACCAAGCCAGCCTCCTTTCTTCCCTTTGGAGTTGGCCCCAAAATGTGTCCAGGAGCCAATTTGGCTAGGCTTGAGGTTTCTGTTATTCTTCATTACTTTCTTCTTAACTACAG GGTGGAGCAAGTTAATCCAGAGAGCAAAATCGAACCTCCGAGAAATTGTCTTGTGAAATTCAAGAAGATCTAA